The Polaribacter sp. KT25b genome contains the following window.
AAAACAGCTTGTTATGCAGCAATGAATGACGATTTTAATACGCCAATGTTAATTGCACATTTGTTTGATGCTGTAAAAGTTATCAATCAAATTAAAGAACAAAAAGCAAGTTTAACTGCGGATGATTTATCAGAATTAAAAACGACAATAAATGCTTTTGTTTTTGATGTTTTAGGTTTAATGAATGAAAACTCTCAAGATAATTCAGAAAAAATTAAAGGTGTTGTTGAGTTACTTATCAAGTTAAGAAAAGAAGCAAGAGAAAATAAAGATTGGGCATTATCAGACCAAATTAGAGACGAATTAATTGCGTTAGGCATTCAATTAAAAGATGGAAAAGAGGGCACAACCTTTTCAATTAATTAATAGGTAATTACGAATTGTAAATTATGAATTATCAGTTATTGAGAATAATTGTCATTTAGACAAAAGTAGAAATTTCATAATTTAAATCGTAAAATTTAGTAATGAAAAAAATATTGTCATTTCCATTTATATTATTAGTTCGTTTTTATCAAGCGGCAATATCACCATATACACCATCAACTTGTAGATACAGTCCAACGTGTTCGCATTACACAATAGAGGCACTACAAAAACATGGTTTATTTTCTGGTGGATGGTTAGCTTTGAAAAGAATTTTTAGTTGTCATCCGTGGGGCGGAAGTGGTTATGATCCTGTGCCGGAGAAATTAGAATAATAGTAAGGTTATTACGAGGAAAAATAACGAAGTAATTTTTTTTAATAAATATTGCTTCTTTACATTCGCAATGACAAAAAATAAAATAAAAAATATGAGTTTTTTAGCAATAGAATGGAATCCATCATTAGGTATTGACCTTGGGTTTTTTGTTGTACGTTGGTACAGTTTAATGTTTGTAACAGCGTTTTTGTTGGGTTTACATCTAATGAAAAAGATATATATAAAAGATGAAATTCCTGTAGAAAAGCTAGATACTTTATTTATGTATACGTTTATTTCTATGTTAATAGGTATGCGTTTAGGCGATGTTTTCTTTTATAGTTGGGATTATTATCAAAACCATTTACTAGAAATAATTATACCATTTAAACAAGTTAACGGGACTTGGAAGTTTACTGGTTTTACTGGATTTGCAAGTCATGGAGCAGCAATTTCTATCATTATAACTATGTATTTTTATGCTAAAAAACATTTAAATAAACCTTGGTTATTTATTTTAGATAGATTGGCAATTATGGTTGCTTTAGCAGGATTTTTTATTAGAATGGGAAATTTCTTTAACTCAGAAATTTATGGAAAAGAAACAGGTTCTAATTTTGGTGTTATTTTTAAAGCAAACGGAGAGGATTTTGCAAGACATCCAACGCAATTATATGAAGCATTTAGTTATTTAGCTTTATTTTTTGTGCTTTGGTATTTGTATTGGAAAACTGATAAAAAACAACAAATAGGTTATTTATTTGGGTTGTTTATGGTTGTTTTATGGTCTTTACGTTTTGTAATTGAATTTTTAAAAGTAGAACAAACTGAGGGTAGAGAAGATGCTTTTTTTAATCTGTTAAATACAGGTCAAGTTTTAAGTATTCCTTTAATTTTAATTGGACTTTGGTTGATGTTCAAAAAAACAAAAAAAGCAGCATAGGTTTGATAGAAAAATTAAAACAACGTTGGAATATTGAGAGTAACTGGTCTATTATTGCCATTTTATTGGTTTTTTCTATAAATGGCTCTTTTGCGGCTTGGGTAGCAAAACCGATTACTAGTTTCTTTGGTTTATCTTTAGAAACAGTTTCACCATTTATTTTTTGGCCATTAAGAATATTATTAATATTTCCAATTTATCAATTGACTTTGCCAATTGTAGGTTGGTTATTTGGGCAATTTAGATTCTTTTGGGCTTTCGAAAAAAAGTTTTTAAGTAGATTAGGTTTAGGTTTTTTGTTTAAAGAAAGTAACTAAACATCAATAATAGTTTCTTCTTGATTATTTTTATCTTCTTTATTGATTAGGTAGGTGTAAACCCACATAATTGTAAAAGTAGGAATTACATCTATACCTGGTATAATTTCTTCTAAAAAACTGATAACACCAGCAATTTTACCTTTGTTACCTTTGTACATTTTAGACATTATATAACCAGAAATTGGCGCCCAAACTACATCAACAGGAATAATTGTAATAAAACCAATTGCATCTAAAACAATACTTAAAATTAATTTTTTATATTTTTTATTCATTTATTTTATTTGCATATTATAAATCAAAATTCTTGCCAAAAAATATTGTTTTGTAGTAGAAAATTATAAGTTTGTTAAAAGTAATAATTCAAAATGAATTTTAAAAACTTCACTCAAAAAATTGAAGAGTTAAAAAGAAAGGAATTAGGCGGATTAGAAGCTCAATTTAAATTGGCACCAAAACTACGTTTACGATACGATAAAGATAAAATAGCAGCGAAAAAACCTAGAAAAGCAGCTGTTTTGGTTTTATTTTATCCTAATGAAGAAAATGAAACCTGTTTTTTATTAACACAAAGAGCCAGTTATAAAGGTACACATTCTGCACAAATTAGTTTTCCAGGTGGTAAAATAGAAAAAACTGATAAAAATTTAGAGCAAACAGCTTTAAGAGAAACCCTAGAAGAAGTTGGTGTTTTGCCTTCATCCGTAGAAATTATTAGAGAATTAACAGACGTTTATATTCCGCCTAGTAACTTTTTGGCAACTCCGTTTTTAGGTTTTGTTTCAGAAAGGCCTAAATTTATTTTAAATCATGAAGTAGCTGTAGAAATAGAAGCTTTGGTAAGTGATTTATTAGATGATGCAACTTTAAGTTCTGTTATTTTAGATACTTCTTACATGAAAAAAATAGAAGTACCTTGTTTTAAAATTAACAACCATATTGTTTGGGGAGCAACAGGTATGATGCTTTCTGAAATTAAAGAACTCTTAAAATAGTAAGTTCTTAAATAGTTTTGTAATTTTGTTAAGTTAACCAAGTATAAAAACATTGCAAATGCCCTTATTTAAAAGGAATCCTTTTGGTCATTATTTATTTTTAAAGAAATGGCTTATTCGTATTTTAGGAATTGTTTCTCACGGTAGATATCGTAAATTTAATGATCTTCATATTGAAGGATCAGAAATAATAAGAAACTTACCAGATAAAAATGTACTATTTATTTCTAATCATCAAACATATTTTGCAGATGTAGCAGCCATGTTTCACGTATTTAATGCAGCTTTAAAAGGTAGAGATGATACTATTAAGAATATTGGTTATATTTGGGATCCTAAATTAAATGTTTATTTTGTTGCAGCTGGTGAAACGATGAGAGCTGGTTTACTACCAAAAATATTTGCGTATGCTGGTTCTGTTTCTATTGATAGAACTTGGAGAAGTAAAGGTAAAGATATAAATAGACGCGTAAAAAATTCTGATATTTCTAATATTGGTAAAGCAATAAAAGATGGTTGGGTTATTACTTTTCCGCAGGGAACAACAACTCCTTTTAAACCAATTAGGAGAGGAACTGCACATATTATTAAAACTTTTAAACCAGTTGTGGTACCTATTGTTATTGATGGTTTTAGACGCTCTTTTGATAAAAAAGGTTTACGTATTAAACGGAAAAATGTGTTACAAACTATGGTTATTAAAGAACCTTTAGAAATTGATTATGAAAATGAAGAAGTAGCAGATATTATTACAAAAATTGAGTACGCTATAGAACAACATCCTTCTTTTTTAAAAGTATTATCTGTAAAAGAGCTAGAAGAGCTTCAAAATGAAGAAGAGGAATTAAATGAACAACGAAAATTCTGGAGATCTTAATTTTCTTATTATAAACTTAAAAAGCATCCATTTATTAAATAAATGGATGCTTTTTTTTTTGCTTAGTCAATGTTTTTAAGCAGTTAATTTAACAAACACAAATCGGATAGAAAAATCCGAGGGGGGTTAGTAAGTAAGCTCGAACTCGCGATAAATTATTAATGGTGTTTTATTTAGAGGTATTTCATTCAGTTACTAAAAAATCAATTATTTTAATTAAGTAGCAAAAGTGATATCAAATAAATAAATCCTAATAATAAAATGATTGGTATGGATATTGAAATTAATGGGTTTTTTTGAATAATTTAAAACTCTAAATAATTAGTCCAATTATCATAAAAGGTTAACTATTTATCAGAATAAATATTAGAAAAGTAAGAAATAGATATTTTGGATTATCCAACATAAATGTTGAACAAAAAAAAATTAAGGGCCAAATTAAAATAATCTATAATGTAGAATAATTTAAAATTTTAATTGTCCAAGGTAAGTCGTAAGTCAGATATGTTAAATATTATTGGTATGTTTTATTTTCCATTTCGTAAATATTTTAAAAACGAACTGATTGAATTTTTAAGTATATTAATTAAAAAATATAACAACACAAAAGGTTTAAAATTAAAATATTAATTAGTGTTTTCTGTTAGAAGTCAGCCATTAAATACAATTATAACAGTTTATTTATCGTTTTTAATATTTATAAACCAAGTTAGCTAATTTATTTTTTTTAACCAAAACGCCAACTGTGTCATAACTCAAATTATTATTCAAACAAAAGAAACCTCACAAATTTGTGAGGTTTCTTAGAATTATAAGGTTTAAAATAAAAGAATTAATTTTTTACTTTTTCTTTAAATTGATCAAATTTATCAGACTCTTTTTTAGGCCAGCTGTTGTTAGTAGTATTAACATCTGCAGTTTCTAAATCTGGATCTACAGTTATTTTTGTAATTTCTTGTGTAGAAGCAAATACTCTTTTTACAGAAGTATCATTTCTCATCCAAATTTGAGCTGGGAAAGTTTGTTTTTCTGTTGTACCATCAGCGTATGTTAATTCAACAATAATTGGCATAACTAGACCTCCTGGTTTTTCAAATTCAACAGAATAAATAAAAGAAGGTACTTCTTTACCATCTGCATGGTTTTCCATTGCTTTAGGGTTTGCATCTTCTTTTTTGTCAGTTATATAAACTAAATCTCCTAAACCTTCAAAATATTGTTTGTATTGTTCTTTTAATTTTGCAACTCTTTCACTTGGTTTATCAGTTAAATATAAAGGTTTTACTTCTTTAATACCTAAATCTGTAACATCTGTAGTATAGAACCATCCTCTAAAAAACCAATCTAAATCCATACTAGATGCATCTTCCATTGTTCTAAAGAAATCTTCTGGTGTTGGGTGTTTAAACATCCATCTTTTTGAATAAGTTCTAAAAGCGTGGTCAAATAATTCTGGTCCCATAATTGTTTGACGTAACATATATAAACCTGCTGCTGGTTTAGAATAAGCATTTGGTCCAAATTGTTTTACGTAATCTCCTTGAGACATAATAGGCGATATGTTGTCTTGAGAACCACCCATATATCTTGTAATTTCATTTGCAGGATTTGTTGCAAACAATTCTGGATCATATGTTAATTCTGCTAAAATTTCTACGAAAGAATTTAAGCCTTCATCCATCCAAGTCCATTGTCTTTCATCAGAATTTACAATCATAGGGAAAAAGTTGTGACCAACTTCATGAATAATTACTCCTAACATTCCTTTTTTAGTTCTGTCAGAATATGTTCCATCTTCATCAGGACGACCAAAATTGAAACAAATCATTGGGTATTCCATTCCTTGTCTTTCAGAATGAACAGAAATAGCTTTAGGATAAGGATAATCAAAAGTTAA
Protein-coding sequences here:
- the yidD gene encoding membrane protein insertion efficiency factor YidD — its product is MKKILSFPFILLVRFYQAAISPYTPSTCRYSPTCSHYTIEALQKHGLFSGGWLALKRIFSCHPWGGSGYDPVPEKLE
- the lgt gene encoding prolipoprotein diacylglyceryl transferase, translated to MSFLAIEWNPSLGIDLGFFVVRWYSLMFVTAFLLGLHLMKKIYIKDEIPVEKLDTLFMYTFISMLIGMRLGDVFFYSWDYYQNHLLEIIIPFKQVNGTWKFTGFTGFASHGAAISIIITMYFYAKKHLNKPWLFILDRLAIMVALAGFFIRMGNFFNSEIYGKETGSNFGVIFKANGEDFARHPTQLYEAFSYLALFFVLWYLYWKTDKKQQIGYLFGLFMVVLWSLRFVIEFLKVEQTEGREDAFFNLLNTGQVLSIPLILIGLWLMFKKTKKAA
- a CDS encoding DUF6787 family protein gives rise to the protein MEKLKQRWNIESNWSIIAILLVFSINGSFAAWVAKPITSFFGLSLETVSPFIFWPLRILLIFPIYQLTLPIVGWLFGQFRFFWAFEKKFLSRLGLGFLFKESN
- a CDS encoding CoA pyrophosphatase, yielding MNFKNFTQKIEELKRKELGGLEAQFKLAPKLRLRYDKDKIAAKKPRKAAVLVLFYPNEENETCFLLTQRASYKGTHSAQISFPGGKIEKTDKNLEQTALRETLEEVGVLPSSVEIIRELTDVYIPPSNFLATPFLGFVSERPKFILNHEVAVEIEALVSDLLDDATLSSVILDTSYMKKIEVPCFKINNHIVWGATGMMLSEIKELLK
- a CDS encoding 1-acyl-sn-glycerol-3-phosphate acyltransferase, with protein sequence MPLFKRNPFGHYLFLKKWLIRILGIVSHGRYRKFNDLHIEGSEIIRNLPDKNVLFISNHQTYFADVAAMFHVFNAALKGRDDTIKNIGYIWDPKLNVYFVAAGETMRAGLLPKIFAYAGSVSIDRTWRSKGKDINRRVKNSDISNIGKAIKDGWVITFPQGTTTPFKPIRRGTAHIIKTFKPVVVPIVIDGFRRSFDKKGLRIKRKNVLQTMVIKEPLEIDYENEEVADIITKIEYAIEQHPSFLKVLSVKELEELQNEEEELNEQRKFWRS